GCCCGAACACCCCGAAGACCAGGAAGAACGGCGCGATGTACAGGTACGGCGACCAGCGCTGGTCGAGCCGGCTGAGCCGTACCCCTCGGGGCGGCGGGGCCGGCGGGGCCGCCGCAGCGGTCCCCGCCGGTTGCCGTTGGACTCCGACGGTCACTTGTCGGCGGCCTTCTTGGCGTTCTCCAGCGCGTCCTGCCAGCCCTGCTCGGGGCTGCGCTGGCCGAGCTCGACGGTGCGGACGGCGTTCTCCACCTCGGTCCGGACGGCCTGGTTCTTCGGGCCCATGTAGACCGGCTTGAGGGTCTTCGCGCCGGAGCCGAAGATCTGCCCCATCGGCGCGTCGGAGAAGTACGGGTTCCTGGCGTCGACGATCGCCGGGTCGTCGAGGGCCTGCGGGGACGACGGCAGCGGACCCTTGGCCTTGAACGCGCCGATCTGACCCTTGGCGCTGGTCAGGAACTTGGCCAGCTCGATCGCCTCGGCCTGGTGCTTGCTCTGCTTCGGCACGGCCAGGTGCGAGCCGCCCCAGTTGCCGCCGTCGCCGGGCACCCGGGCGATGTCCCACTTGCCCTTGGCGGCCGGGCCGGCGTTGCCCTCGATGACGCCGGTCATCCAGGCCGGGCAGGCGATGGTGGCGAACTTGGCCTGCTTGAACGCCGACACCCACTCCTCCGACCACGAGCCGTACTTGCCGGAGAGGCCGGAGTCGACGATGTCCATCGTGGTGTCCCACGCCTGGCGGACCGCCGGGTTGCTGTCCACGACGAGCTTGTCGCTGGTGTCGTAGTAGTGGTAGCCGGGGCCGGCGCCGGCGGTCTGGAGCACGATGGTGTTGAAGATGTTGGTGGCCGCGTCGAGGAACGCCGCGCCGGTCTTCTTCGCGGTGAACTGCTCACCGACCTTGACGTAGTCCGCCCAGGTCGGCCAGAGCTTGGACACCTCGTCGCGATCGGTGGGCAGCCCGGCCTGGGCGAACAGGTCGGTGCGGTAGCACATCGCCATGCCGCCGACGTCGGTGCCGAGGCCGATCAGGTGCTTGCCGTCGGCGGTGAGCCCCTGGTTCCACTTCCACTCCAGGAAGTTGCCCTTCAGCTCGCCGGCGCCGTGGTCGAGCAGGTTGACGAAGTTGCCGGGGTTGGCCTTGTACT
The sequence above is a segment of the Micromonospora sp. WMMD882 genome. Coding sequences within it:
- a CDS encoding extracellular solute-binding protein: MRSIPRRRLAAVVALVAAVVLPTTACGGGDEPAEGGPVTLTVDVFGQFGYQELYREYEAAHPGIKIVERGTGGNLDEYSPKLTQWLAAGKGAGDVVAIEEGLMVEYKANPGNFVNLLDHGAGELKGNFLEWKWNQGLTADGKHLIGLGTDVGGMAMCYRTDLFAQAGLPTDRDEVSKLWPTWADYVKVGEQFTAKKTGAAFLDAATNIFNTIVLQTAGAGPGYHYYDTSDKLVVDSNPAVRQAWDTTMDIVDSGLSGKYGSWSEEWVSAFKQAKFATIACPAWMTGVIEGNAGPAAKGKWDIARVPGDGGNWGGSHLAVPKQSKHQAEAIELAKFLTSAKGQIGAFKAKGPLPSSPQALDDPAIVDARNPYFSDAPMGQIFGSGAKTLKPVYMGPKNQAVRTEVENAVRTVELGQRSPEQGWQDALENAKKAADK